The proteins below come from a single Balaenoptera acutorostrata chromosome 2, mBalAcu1.1, whole genome shotgun sequence genomic window:
- the PRR36 gene encoding proline-rich protein 36: MDKRDTSRAGAAGRTPSSRPPNLPTPKPPGSPRPPPPVTSAALRVLGAAGASGRGPLAERAGGSRGAALPEATPRGGPLRSTGTGPRSPASRPPAAGRGERAPAKTPGPGCISSSGHASGPTRPGPLGQKGLRPPAEEPVARGKAPEGPRRSALSAGARRDSSGSTPAVSSSAISRRSRAAGAEVGVPRAAPSARPRPPTEASRKSVSSAPERSAAEPSPATRRRPSAGGGLLRPTLRPTGSNATPLSSPARSGASPAGTPRALGHPSQPKSRGLQALRPPQATPPRKGAVPAQGFSPPLATSSLPCPIAPPSHITATPLRGSLPPSPPTTPPPQALIHPLATPPPLAPLPSAPPSLQTLPSPPATPPLQAPPAQLGTSFPEVSASSLATATFLTSVPPSVSPALQSMPPTEASLALPAFPALPSPLATPPLSGPLPPATAPLQAPLSQATSLRNPPSSLTTPPLQAPSALPTPPPQAGPSLSPPLQATPYTLATPPTQDPSLATSPPQTSPPSSLLTTLSLPGAPPLGSPSPLATPLAAPPLQATPPIRTSSLASQPLQAPPPLAVPPTHTPPSLATPPFQAAPSPQSLPPLQAPPPLASLPLQAPLSPPASPPLQDPPSPLATPPPRAPPSLASPPLQAPPSPPASSPLQVPPSPPASPPLQDPPLPLATPPLRAPPSLALPALQTPPSPPASPPLQAPRRPPTPGPDAPISGPRLTLALAPGPPPPPSRSPSSTLSGPDLAGHSSSATSTPEELRGYDSGPEGGAATSPPADAELAACHPAAWSRGSAPPLAIRGTSGAPLPWSPAAGSGSADGLCTIYEAEGPESATPATGALDPGPGPGAGGGKAAAGAGAGAGAASRGAKPARLGELPLGALQASVVQHLLSRTLLLAAAEGAAGGTGGSGDAGGAGSAGGARTALSDAELGRWAELLSPLDESRASITSVTSFSPDDVTSPQGDWTVVEVETFH, from the exons ATGGACAAGAGGGACACGTCCAGGGCAGGGGCCGCCGGTCGGACGCCCTCTTCTCGCCCTCCCAACCTTCCGACCCCCAAGCCCCCAGGGTCTCCACGACCCCCTCCCCCCGTAACCAGCGCAGCTCTTCGAGTTCTGGGAGCAGCGGGAGCTTCAGGGCGAGGGCCTCTGGCAGAGCGAGCGGGGGGCAGCCGGGGAGCCGCTCTCCCGGAGGCTACTCCCCGGGGGGGACCACTGCGGAGTACTGGGACAGGCCCCCGGAGCCCAG CCTCCAGGCCCCCagcagctgggagaggggagcGGGCCCCTGCGAAGACCCCAGGCCCAGGCTGTATCTCTAGCTCGGGGCATGCCAGCGGGCCCACCAG GCCAGGCCCTCTTGGGCAGAAGGGGCTCCGGCCCCCAGCTGAGGAACCTGTGGCCAGAGGAAAAGCCCCTGAAGGGCCCAGAAGGAGCGCCCTGAGCGCTGGGGCACGGAGAG ACTCTTCTGGGTCCACTCCAGCCGTCTCCTCCTCGGCCATCTCCCGTCGGTCCCGGGCTGCGGGCGCTGAGGTGGGTGTCCCCCGGGCAGCTCCGAgtgcccggccccggcccccgaCCGAGGCTTCCAGGAAATCAGTGAGCAGCGCCCCAGAGCGCAGCGCCGCGGAGCCGAGCCCTGCCACCAGGAGGCGACCCAGCGCCGGCGGGGGCCTCCTGAGGCCAACCTTGCGCCCCACGGGCTCCAACGCCACTCCTCTGTCGTCCCCAGCCCGCTCCGGGGCTTCCCCGGCTGGAACACCCCGGGCTCTGGGGCATCCCTCGCAGCCCAAGTCCAGAGGACTGCAGGCTCTACGCCCCCCGCAGGCCACACCCCCAAGGAAGGGCGCAGTCCCTGCACAGGGCTTCTCTCCTCCTTTGGCCACCTCCTCCCTACCCTGTCCCATTGCACCGCCTTCCCATATCACAGCCACTCCCTTGCGGGGCTCGCTCCCTCCATCTCCACCGAccacgccccctccccaggcccttaTCCACCCATTGGCCACGCCCCCTCCACTagcccctcttccctctgctccACCCTCTCTGCAGACCCTCCCCTCTCCACCGGCCACACCTCCTTTGCAAGCTCCCCCCGCACAGCTGGGTACATCTTTTCCGGAGGTATCCGCCTCTTCCTTGGCCACGGCCACTTTTCTGACTTCAGTCCCTCCATCAGTTTCACCCGCTCTGCAGAGTATGCCCCCCACCGAGGCGTCTTTGGCTTTACCCGCTTTTCcagctctcccctctcccttggcCACACCTCCTTTGTCGGGTCCTCTGCCACCAGCCACTGCCCCTTTACAAGCCCCTCTATCTCAAGCAACCTCTCTGAGGAACCCGCCTTCTTCCCTAACCACACCCCCTCTTCAGGCTCCTTCTGCTCTGCCCACGCCCCCTCCGCAGGCCGgtccttctctgtctccaccTCTTCAGGCCACGCCTTATACACTGGCCACGCCTCCCACACAGGACCCTTCTCTGGCCACATCCCCTCCACAgacctctcccccttcctctcttctgaCCACACTCTCTCTGCCAGGTGCTCCTCCTCTAGGCTCACCCTCCCCCCTGGCCACGCCTCTGGCCGCTCCCCCTCTACAGGCCACTCCTCCTATACGGACATCATCTCTGGCCTCACAGCCTCTGCAGGCCCCTCCTCCACTGGCcgtgccccccacacacactccacCTTCTCTGGCCACGCCTCCCTTTCAGGCCGCTCCCTCTCCTCAGAGCTTGCCTCCTCTGCAGGCTCCACCTCCTCTGGCCTCGCTCCCTCTGCaggcccctctctctccccctgcttCACCCCCTCTGCaagaccctccctctcccctggccACGCCCCCTCCGCGGGCTCCACCTTCTCTGGCCTCACCTCCTCTGcaggcccctccctctccccccgctTCATCCCCTCTGCaagttcctccctctccccctgcctcACCCCCTCTGCAAGACCCTCCACTTCCCCTGGCCACGCCCCCTCTGCGGGCTCCACCTTCCCTGGCCTTGCCCGCTTTGcagacccctccctctccccctgcctcACCCCCTCTGCAAGCCCCACGCCGCCCCCCAACCCCGGGTCCCGATGCCCCAATCTCGGGCCCACGGCTGACCCTGGCTCTGGCCCCGGGTCCACCGCCGCCGCCCTCGCGCAGCCCGTCCAGTACGCTGAGCGGCCCGGACCTGGCGGGCCACAGCAGCAGCGCCACGAGCACGCCCGAAGAGCTGCGCGGCTACGACAGTGGGCCCGAGGGCGGCGCCGCAACCTCCCCGCCCGCCGATGCGGAGCTCGCCGCCTGCCACCCGGCCGCCTGGAGCCGAGGTTCCGCTCCGCCGCTGGCCATCCGCGGCACCTCAG GAGCGCCCCTGCCTTGGTCTCCTGCTGCCGGGTCGGGCTCTGCTGACGGCTTGTGCACCATCTACGAGGCTGAAGGGCCCGAGTCGGCGACTCCCGCCACAGGCGCGCTGGATCCGGGGCCCGGGCCTGGCGCGGGCGGTGGGAAGGCggcggctggggctggggctggggctggagcggCCTCGCGGGGCGCGAAGCCGGCGCGTCTGGGCGAGCTGCCGCTGGGAGCGCTGCAGGCGAGCGTCGTGCAGCACCTGCTGAGCCGGACGCTGCTGCTAGCTGCGGCCGAGGGTGCCGCGGGCGGCACCGGTGGCTCAGGGGACGCGGGGGGTGCCGGCAGCGCGGGGGGAGCCCGCACTGCGCTCAGCGACGCCGAACTGGGCCGCTGGGCCGAACTATTGTCTCCCTTGGACGAGTCCCGCGCCAGCATCACCTCAGTCACTAGCTTCTCCCCGGATGACGTGACTTCCCCGCAGGGTGACTGGACCGTGGTAGAGGTGGAGACCTTCCACTGA
- the LRRC8E gene encoding volume-regulated anion channel subunit LRRC8E, translated as MIPVAEFKQFAEQQPAFKVLKPWWDVLAEYLTVAMLMIGVFGCTLQVTQDKIICLPSHEPRENSSEAPCQQLLPRGVSEHMGDLRELSGLRNNLDLQQYSFINQLCYETALHWYAKYFPYLVVIHTLIFMVCTSFWFKFPSTSSKIEHFISILGKCFDSPWTTRALSEVSGENHKNPAAARRAMVTMAAAAAGPGKAGEGEKEKVLAEPEKVVTEPPAVTLLDKKEGEQAKALFEKVKKFRMHVEEGDILYTMYIRQTVLKVCKFLAILVYNLVYVGKISFLVACRVETSEVTGYVSFCCNHTKAHLFSKLAFCYISFVCVYGITCFYTLCWLFHRPLKEYSFRSVREETGMGDIPDVKNDFAFMLHLIDQYDSLYSKRFAVFLSEVSESRLKQLNLNHEWTTEKLRQKLQRNAWGRLELALCMLPGLPDTVFELSEVEALRLEAICDITFPPGLAQLVHLQELSLLHSPARLPFSLQIFLRDHLKVIRVKCEELREVPLWVFGLRGLEELHLEGLFPPDLARAATLESLRELKQLKVLSLQSNAGKVPASVTDVASHLQRLSLHNDGARLLALNSLKKLVVLRELELVACGLERIPHAIFSLGALQELDLKDNHLRSIEEILSFQHCRKLVTLRLWHNQIAYVPEHVRKLRGLEQLYLSHNKLETLPTQLGMCSGLRLLDVSHNGLHSLPAELGLLQNLQHLALSYNALELLPDELFFCRKLRTLLLGYNQLSQLSPQVGALRALSRLELKGNRLEALPEELGNCGGLKKSGLLVEDTLYKGLPAEVRDRMEVE; from the exons ATGATTCCAGTGGCGGAGTTCAAGCAGTTCGCGGAGCAGCAGCCCGCCTTCAAGGTGCTCAAACCTTGGTGGGACGTGCTGGCCGAGTACCTCACCGTGGCTATGCTCATGATCGGGGTCTTCGGCTGCACCCTCCAG gTGACACAGGACAAGATCATCTGTCTGCCCAGTCATGAACCCCGGGAGAACTCATCAGAGGCCCCGTGCCAGCAACTGCTGCCGCGGGGGGTCTCCGAGCACATGGGGGACCTCCGGGAGTTGAGCGGCCTCAGGAACAACCTGGACCTGCAGCAATACAGCTTCATTAACCAGCTGTGCTACGAGACGGCCCTCCACTGGTACGCCAAGTACTTCCCCTACCTAGTCGTCATCCACACGCTCATCTTCATGGTCTGCACCAGCTTCTGGTTCAAGTTCCCCAGCACCAGCTCCAAGATCGAGCACTTCATCTCCATCCTGGGCAAGTGTTTCGACTCTCCGTGGACCACGCGGGCCCTATCCGAGGTCTCCGGGGAGAACCACAAGAACCCTGCCGCCGCCAGGCGGGCAATGGTGACCATGGCAGCAGCGGCGGCAGGACCGGGGAAGGCAGGTGAGGGTGAGAAGGAGAAGGTGCTGGCAGAGCCCGAGAAGGTGGTGACGGAGCCACCGGCTGTCACCCTGCTGGACAAAAAGGAAGGTGAGCAGGCCAAAGCCCTGTTTGAGAAGGTCAAGAAATTCCGCATGCACGTGGAAGAGGGGGACATCCTGTACACCATGTACATCCGGCAGACGGTGCTCAAGGTCTGCAAGTTCTTGGCCATCCTGGTCTACAACCTTGTCTACGTGGGGAAGATCAGCTTCCTGGTGGCCTGTAGGGTGGAGACCTCGGAGGTCACGGGCTATGTCAGCTTCTGCTGCAACCACACCAAGGCCCACCTCTTCTCCAAGCTGGCTTTCTGCTACATCTCCTTCGTGTGCGTCTACGGGATCACCTGCTTCTACACACTCTGCTGGCTCTTCCACCGGCCCCTCAAGGAGTACTCCTTCCGATCTGTGCGGGAAGAGACGGGCATGGGCGACATCCCCGACGTCAAGAACGACTTCGCCTTCATGCTGCACCTCATCGACCAGTACGACTCACTCTACTCCAAGCGCTTCGCTGTCTTCCTCTCCGAGGTCAGCGAGAGCCGCCTGAAGCAGCTCAACCTCAACCACGAGTGGACGACCGAGAAGCTGCGGCAGAAGCTGCAGCGCAATGCCTGGGGCCGGCTCGAGCTGGCCCTCTGCATGCTCCCGGGGCTGCCCGACACGGTCTTCGAGCTCAGCGAGGTGGAGGCACTGCGGCTGGAGGCCATCTGTGACATCACCTTCCCCCCAGGCCTCGCACAGCTGGTGCACCTGCAGGAGCTCAGCCTGCTCCACTCGCCGGCCAGGCTGCCCTTCTCCTTGCAGATCTTCCTGCGGGACCACCTGAAGGTCATCCGGGTCAAGTGCGAGGAGCTCCGAGAGGTGCCCCTCTGGGTGTTCGGGCTGCGCGGCCTGGAGGAGCTGCACCTGGAGGGGCTCTTCCCCCCGGACCTGGCCCGGGCGGCGACCCTCGAGAGCCTCCGGGAGCTGAAGCAGCTGAAGGTGCTGTCGCTGCAGAGCAACGCCGGCAAGGTGCCCGCCAGCGTGACCGACGTGGCCAGTCACCTGCAGCGGCTCAGCCTGCACAACGACGGGGCCCGCCTGCTGGCACTGAACAGCCTCAAGAAGCTGGTGGTGCTTCGGGAGCTGGAGCTGGTGGCCTGCGGGCTGGAGCGCATCCCCCATGCCATCTTCAGCCTGGGCGCACTGCAGGAACTGGACCTCAAGGACAACCACCTGCGGTCCATCGAGGAGATCCTCAGCTTCCAGCACTGCCGCAAGCTGGTCACACTCCGGCTGTGGCACAACCAGATCGCCTACGTCCCCGAGCACGTACGGAAGCTCCGGGGCCTTGAGCAGCTCTATCTCAGCCACAACAAGCTGGAGACACTGCCCACCCAGCTCGGCATGTGCTCTGGCCTCCGCCTGCTGGATGTCTCCCATAACGGGCTGCACTCCCTGCCGGCCGAGCTGGGCCTCCTCCAGAACCTGCAGCACCTGGCTCTCTCCTACAACGCCCTGGAGCTTCTGCCCGACGAGCTCTTCTTCTGCCGCAAGCTGCGGACGCTGCTCCTTGGCTACAACCAGCTGAGCCAGCTTTCGCCCCAGGTGGGGGCCCTCAGGGCCCTCAGCCGCCTGGAGCTCAAGGGCAACCGGCTGGAGGCGCTGCCGGAAGAACTCGGCAACTGTGGGGGGCTGAAGAAGTCGGGGCTCCTGGTGGAGGACACCCTTTACAAAGGGCTGCCGGCAGAGGTGCGGGACAGGATGGAGGTGGAGTGA